The following is a genomic window from Panthera uncia isolate 11264 unplaced genomic scaffold, Puncia_PCG_1.0 HiC_scaffold_836, whole genome shotgun sequence.
CCGCGGGGACAGTGAGCGTCGGAGGCAGCGCGGCCACCGGCGGCAGCGAGGGGGTGGGCTTGATGGGCACCGGCACGGCAGGCAGGCTCTGGCTTGCCGAATGGCACAGGGCCTTGACCGGCACCCCGAAGGCCCCGTACTCCGGGCCCACGGGGAcccccgcggcggcggcggcggcggcggccgcggccacCGAATCCATGACGCCCACGTGCGGCCACACGGAGCTGACGACGTTGCCGAGCTGACCCGGCACGGGGTACCCCAGGTGGTGCATGACCGACGCCAAGGGCAGCCCGCCGGCCTGCAGCACGCCCTTGTAGTCCCGGCTGATGATGTTCTCGATGGCGAACGGGTGCTTGAAGCCCGACGTGGAcgcggccgcggccgccgccaccgccgccgcctcCTGCATCTTGCCCGGGTGGGACGGCGGCTGGGGCTGCGACTGCTGGGGCGGCTGCTGCGCGGGCTGCGACGAGAGGtgcggcggcggctgcggggcTGGAGGCGGCTGCTGATGGAAGTAATGCACCATgtgcggcggcggcgggggcggcggctggggcgggtggtggtgatggtggtggtgcgCGGCcgcgtggtggtggtggtggtggtggtggtggtgcgggTGGTGCGGGTGGTGCGGGTGAAGGTGCCCTCCGGCCCCGGCGCCCGGCGCGCCCTTGGTGCTTCCCGCGTGCAGGTGAGTGTGTTCGGCGCGCAGCACCTTGAAGCGCTTTCGGCGCCGCAGGAAGCTGCCGTTCTCGAACATGTCGCCGCAGTCGGGATGCAGCGCCCAGAAGCTGCCCTTGCCGGGCTGGTCCGGCCGCCGCGGGATCTTGATGAAGCAGTCGTTGAAGGAGAGGTTGTGGCGCAGGCTGTTCTGCCAACGCTGCGTGTGCTCGCGGTAGTAGGGGAAGCGCTCCATGATGAACTTGTAGATGTCGCTCAGCGGCAGCATCTTCTCGGCGGAGTGCTGGATGGCCATGGCGGTCAGCGAGATGTACGAGTAGGGCGGCTTTTGGTCGCTGTACGAGCTCTTCCCCGGCCGCGGCATCGCCCCCGGCGCCTCTATCGCCCTCCGGCCCCCGCTGGACGGCAGTGTGGCTCCGCACCCGGTAGCGGGGGCCTGGCGGTCTCCACTGACCCCCGCTCGGCCCGCCCAGCCTCGCCAccccgccctctctgcccccagacCCTCTCGCCgtctctctcctgccttctgccGGCTGCTTGGGGGGCTCCGCGCCTGCCCTCCTGGGCCCGCTCAGCCCTCCGCCGCTCGCCAACTTCTGGCCGGACGGTGGCCGACCCGCGCGCAGAGTGGCGGGCGGGGCGCGCCAGCTCCCCGGCCACACTCTCTCGGCGCCTGCCCCCAGGTGGTCAGAGGCCGAGCGCTGGAGCCGGCGGCGGAGGCGTGGGCAGGGCAGGGTGCCCTTCCGGCCTCCTCTTGGCTTTTTTCTCGGTCCGAGGGAAGCCCGGGCCCAGCGGGCTGGGAGGAAGGACGGGACGGGCGGGACTCTGGCCCTTTAAATCCGAGTTGGCGCTCGTGCTCCCGGAGGCCGGGGCGGCGAGACTCCCAGCGCCCGGAGGCTGCCCCCCGGCCGGGCACCTAGCCAGCCCGCCCCGGAGTTGCGGTTTTCCTGGAGGGGAGAGGCGAGGTAAGGAGAAGGAAGCTCGGCTCTGGGCAGCCCGCGGCTCCCGGTTCTCCGGCGGCTCGCggcggagcggggggggggggggggggggcggggggggggcgcgggggggggggggggggggaaagtttGGTCTCTGCAGCAGCCGCGCGGCCGGGCTccgcggcggggcgggggcgctgGACGCGGGGCGCGCGCTGCGGGCCCGAGGGGGCGGCTGCGAAGGCCCGGAGGATGCGAGGCCGGCCTCGGTCCGCTCAGCCGTCCGCGCCGCAGCTGCCGCCGCTCTCCCGGGCCAGTCTCGAGCTGgagaggaggcggcggcggctgTGGCAGCGACGCGCTCTCCTGGCTGCGTTTTGTAATGGTCCCCGAGACGCCGGAGACCCCCGCGGCTCGCGCTTCGAGACTATCACATGACCGAGGCTGAGGGACTCTGCCGCCGCCGCGTCTCTCGCTGAAGAAGGGGCACCAAGGCGCCGCgcctcgcccccgccccctcctccacctctgtTCCGGCGCCCCCACCCGCAGCGTTCCCCGCCCGCCGGGAGCGGCAGGGAGCGCAGGCTGTTCGCGGGGAGGGGTGCGGCGCCCGGTGCGGTCTCCGCTGCTGCACCCCACCAGCGTCGCGACGCCTGGCAATGGGGGGGACAGGACtcagcttcctctctcctcccctgcatcCCCCTTCTGTCCCCGCCCTTTCATTCTCCCCTTCCCACCTACCCGCTCTGAACTTCTTGCTCCTTACACTACCTTTCTCCTGGACTGGCCATTCTCTGGGCCAAGTTCAGGGCACCGTGGCCTCAAGGTCTCTTCTCCGCAAGAAATCCCAATGCCCAGAGGGTTGGAGGGAAAAGCTAATGAGGAGGAGAGCCAGGGGCATTTTCGTCAGATGCCAGCTTCATCACAATTTCCTTGCTCACGAACCGCATGTGAGGCCCGGTGATCGGCGTCAGGTACAGGGACGCAGGAGACGGCGCTTCGCGTTCCAAGACCGCggtctggagggagagagagactgtaagGAGGACATTAGGGTAGATAGATAGAGCTTGGTGGATTGAGGCCCCACCGCGCTTCTTAGGAGCAGGTGGATGGGACAGAGTGAGGCATTCTTCTGCGGTGGTGACGTCTGAGTTGGGGCCAGAAGTTGAGAGCTCACACGTCCCATCACCAGAGTGAGTCCTGACTGCGCGATCTTTGCTATTCTTAGTACGTTGAGGGGAAGCGAGATAATTACGATTAAATAGGAGGTCAAAGTGATCATTCCACAGGGCCCTGGTGTGACCTGTGAGAGAAAGCTGGGTGAGCCGCAGCGGGGAGGCCCCGGTGCCTGCAGGGGCCCAAGAAGCTGGTTCCCGCTCAGCACTCATCCGCACACCCGTAGGCGAATCCCAAATGACTGCAGGGAAGTTATAGTCTGGTTTTGGCTGCCTTCGCCTTTTGGGAGGAAAAGCAGagtttagggggaaaaatataccttcttcctgtctctgagcctcaatttcattatttgtaaaatgagatgtCTCAAGTTGGAAGTTTCACGGGTCCTTCCAGTTCTACCATTTGAGGAGAAAACAGCAATTAGGGACTGTGTCTCACTGggtttttaatgtcttcttttccGTGCCTAAGCCCGAAGGCAGAAAGCTGTCGGCCCAAACTGCTTGGGAGATTTCTCCTTGCCGGCCAGCCTTGGTGACAGCAGGTCTCCCGTTTTTAACTTCCGACTTTTGGTAAGCTGCCCCAGGGCAGGACCAGAGGCTATCTGCCTGTCGGGTGCTTCCTCTGGTCGTAGGAGTGAGACGAGTGGGGCAGATTGGTAATGTATCTTTAGTCAGGAGCTAGATTTCCAGCTAGTGCTATTTGACCAGTTTGTACTAGGCCGGCAGACGTTTTGGAACCCGCGTTAAGGCGAAGAGTGCAAGAGAACCCCCGGGGAAAAGAGCAGCCTCTTGGCCGGCCCTAAGAAGAGGAGGTGGTCACAGGGGAGGATGCTTTCCCTGTCACTCCGTGCCGGGATCTTTCCTCCCCCTATGGAGTTTCTGCGGGATGTTTAGTCCACTGAGGCAGTTTAAGGAGCCAAGCAGCAGCCGGCCTCCTGGGCACGCGAAGCCACGGAGGAATTCCGTGGATGCCTACAGTTAAAGCGAGAACTAAAGCGGGGGAGGCCCCTTCTCCCTTGCCCGACATGGTGCGAGAACAGCCCAGTCCAGGCCCAATAGCCGTGCAGAGGCCGCTGTCGGCAGCTCTTCAGGTCCTGCCCTTGCACGCAGAGCGGCCAAAGGCATCTTTTGTTGACGTCTTGTGAGAGTTTATTTACCGAGGGCTCTTGGAAAAGCAGCGCCTCCTGTTTGGGAGCCGCTCTGGGGCGTCCCCGTCGGGCcagtgggctccctgctgtctggGGACAAAGAGAGCGGACGGGCCCTTCAAGCGCGCGCGGGGGCAAGCCTTAGGTGCGCGTAACCTGAACACTAAAGCCGCTAGCTGGGCGCTCACTGGGGTGAGCTCGTCCCAGACCCGGGTCACCACCTCGGGCTCGGTCCTGGAGGGCGCGAGCCAGGTGGCCAGCGCCTTCGGCCTCAGCGAGCCAACTGCGTTCAGCTGGCGGAGCGGTTCCGCGCCACCTGGACCAAGGCAGAGCCGCGAAGGTGGAGCGAAGCACCCCAAGCCTCGAGCCCCCGCGTAGCGGGTGGCCTGGGCAAGGGTAGAAAGTGCTCCCCGACACTGAGGCCCCAGCGGGCCGCCGCAGCCCGGGCTGCGGTTGCAGCGAAGAGCTCAGCCCGGGAGCGCGGGACATGTGTCCATTTTCGAGGGGAGCCGGCTGCGGCCGCCGCAGAGTATTCTGGGGGATTCTCGGCGTGGCGCAGGGCCCGGCCGGCGAGCTCCGGCCGCGGTGGGGGTGCGcgctctccttccctttccctccttcccgcGAGGTTGATTTCATTCCGGCAAGTTTTGCAGTTTTTCCAGGCGTGCAGCAGCAGCGGAGGGGGCGGTACGCGCGCGCTCCAGCTGCCTGCAGACCCCCGTTCAAGGAAAACAGATCGTGTAACCACACTGGCACCAACCAGTCGGTTTCAAGTTTCCgcgagtattttttttcttttttccttcaaacaaCCCCTACACTATACAAATATTGGCTGGCGCTGAGGACCCTGGCAGGCAGATCATTGCCCCGGGCTTAGTGTGATTATCTCAGGCGTATTTGGTTTACCCCTTAGGCAATTGTTGGCGACGCTTTGCTAGGAAGAGGGACTCCATGCAAGGTTTTATTGCGTTTAATTGGCTCTATGGAGGGGAGTAAAAATTTGCCAGAAAAAGATGTGGAACTTTAGGAGCGactatttattcattctctcctttctatctttcccccctcccccacccctgccccccagccccggaAGGTCCCTCGCACTCCTCAGCCTGGATCTAGGCCAAGCGGTCCCAAAGCTTCGGAGGACAGCTGTGCCCAATGTGAGGAGGAGCGCAGGTCGTCGACGGGGCTAAGACTGTGTGCAAGACTGGGATGAAGGTAAAGGTTCGTGTGTTCATCTCGCTTTTCACGGGCTCTCTTTACCCACTGACCTTTGACTTGGGGGAACGTTGCCTGGGTTAGTTACTTTGGGGATTCTTCACCGTTCAGGTCTTTTCACTGTCACCCCATCCGGCCTCTAGCCTGACCCCCCTGACTCCTCTGCCCATACCTTTCCCAGCCTCAAGGTGGAAGAGGGTGGAAGGAGGCGGGTCCTGAATTCAAGACACGTGGTTTCCAGCCTCAGCTCTGGCATCGCCGCCAGTATAACCTGGAGGCGTCGTTTccttggctttgggctttattttcttcccGGGAAATGTGCCGGAGTCAGAACTGCGCCTTCCAAGGCGCGGCGCTCCAAGGAGCTGAGGTTGTGACCTCGATGGGCGGTGTGTCCGGGGCTCAGTCCTGGGAGTTTAGGACTCGTGCAGCTTGCGactcggggggaggggggggggcagcagcgCCGCCCTTCCCCCACCCGCAGCGAACTGGGAATCCGTTGTCGCTAGCGTCGACACTCGGCTCGCAGCCTCGTGAAGTGCATCCCTCCCCACCAACGTTTCTGAGCAGTTGCGCCCCTGCGCCTGGCCTGAAGGAGCCTGGGGCACAGGTGTTCGCTTAGCCCCTCCTTGTATTTGTGCTTGGAGGCTTCATTTGCCTTTCCCAAATTTCTCCCATTCCCCGAGAGTGGAAGGCAGAAGCGAGAACCGTGAGCCTGggggtatttattttttaggggggaaaaaacccaaaaaagaacTGGCCTTGAATTTattagatggaactggagacccATTGTCACCACCTACTGTGTGActgcctcctccctgggcctcagttccctcttctgtaaaatggccATAACCCTGTTACTTTATGGTGTGAGTATGAGGCGTGATGATGAGGATAGGATATTTTCATCCAGCAAAACTTTGAGATCCTACTGTGTGCCCGGCGTGAGAAGGCGCTTTGTGCCCCGCAAAGCATATATGAACGTTAGAGAAACGCTAGGGATGCTGTTAGTGTTTTTTCTCGGCTCCATGCATTCATCTCTCCCCTCTCCAAATTGAATTGTACTAAAGAAAGGTGAGAGAAAATGAAGCCCGAGAATGGTGCGGGAGCGGGTGGATGCTGAGGCAGGAGAGGCTCGTCCGCCGCGGACCGCAGACAGCTCTTTTCCCCAAGTGCCCCTGGCCCAGAAAGACAGCCAGCTGCCGGTTCCCAAAGTTAGTAGCACTCTCCGCAGGCGGGCGGGACTGGCTCCACGGTCTAGGCTGTCGGTGTGCGGGgttgcgtgcgtgtgtgcgtgtctgtgtgcatgtttgtggGCGGAGGCTAGAGCTGGGCCCGACCGGATGCAATCCAGCTTTAAGACAGACCAGGTCAGGGGTACAGCGCTGGGTCTTGCAGGCGCAAGGTTCCGGCTTCGTGTCTCGCCTCCTCCTTGACCCCAGGCTTTCATTTGACCCAATCTCAGTCGCTCTGGGAAATTCAGGCAAAGATCTCAGATACTGCCCGGAGTCCCcagaaacttgaattttaaaacgCCAGTGGTCAAGGCGAGTGTCCTCTCAGATGGGCGCCGCGGAATCTCCACAACCTGCGCCCCGGAATGCCCAACCAGcgagaaggtggggagagggtgtcACCCTTGTTGAGAGGTCCCCTTTACTGCCCCCTGCCTCTGCCATCCAGGCATTTTTCTGCTGGCCCTGTCTGTTTAGGTAACAGCCACCGACAACCATCGTCACCAAATAAATaaccaacaattaaaaaaatagataacttTCTTGCGCTCCCGCGGACGAGTAATAACAAAGACTCGGCACATCAGCAACCAGGTGTCGCGGTGAAACTCCTGACAGTAACTGTCTTCCTTTTCAGCCAGCCAGTTCTGGAATACATTACATTAATTAAGTCTTTGGTGATTTAGCCTCCTTGGAGAGAAGTCCAACAATGTAATTAAGAGCATACTGGCTATATTAGATATGAATATTCAAAACAGTGTCAATTAATTAGCCAACAGATCTAGCTCACTATGCCTCGAAAGCCCCCGAAGTCCTCTAAGATACATTTAAAGGGTCATCGGcggggaaaggagaggggggcAAAGAATATTAAAGAGGTGGGTCCAGATGATTTCTTCGTTCCacataaacattttctaatgATGGCGATTTATAATGTCCCTGACATCAGATGCCACAcctttggggcacgtgggtgcccctggtgtgtgtgtgtgtgtgtgtgtgtgtgtgtgtgcgcgcgtgcccCCCgcatgatgatggtggtggtggtagggtgTTGATCCACTGGAGCAAAGATCTTTTATAATTAAAGTGAGGAGTCATCCAACTGGAAGGGCCTTCTTAAAGGCACCAAGAGGCTATCCATTGTACATCCTCTCAGACATgttagaaagataaatattaaatctgCTATCACAAAGGGAGCTGTTAAATAGATACTAAGCTGATAtgcataaaaaattaattaggtAGTTTTCTCAGCATCAAACTCCTGGACAAATAACTACTTGTAAAGTACACCTTCTGGGCATATTGAACATATGCTGGAATTATCCTTAATTGACTAATTACATAAATTACTCATTAATTTTACAGCACATCAATTATAAAAGATATATCAATTAATTTTGCATAAATTAAGAGTGgaatctcctccccaccccccccaaaaaaaaacacaagagagaggctgctgtaacaaaacatgcagagaggggagaaaaacaatgtttgtgtatttgtaGATTGCAATAATAATTTGTTCTGCTCTGGGCAGagattttcttaaggaaaaacatCCTTGGCAATTAAAATAGTCCTAAAGACCACTTACGACGTGATCATGCGTGCACCAAGGCGAAACAGACCATTTAAATCAATTAGGACTGCTCTGATGGAAAATGAGGGCCTGGCAATGACAAAGTACTCAGACATTAGTAATCACAAATGATTTAACATCCACATTAAATGCCTGACTGGCTAGTAAGGCTTATTTTCCTAAGTCAGCAGGGTGCCCGTAACGAAGTTATCTCTGGGTATCCCAAAGTAGACTTTGGCAACGATTTCACACACAATTGGTGGAAATTAATTTGACACCTCTCTTCAGCCTAACTCCTCCAGCCTGCTCGTTTCAGGCTCTCCTAAGCGGCTGTTGGCCTCCTCACATCCTCCTGCGTCTCCTTAAAAAGATCATTAAATGCTCAGTCACGAGCCCGGTGGTGGGGCCCTGCTCCTTCTGTTTTGGGTTTCTCCTCCCCTGGtgggactggcttctttcagaatATAAACAGATGCCCCTCTCTCGGCACAGGCTAGCGGGTCAAGGAGGTAATTAATTACCAGGGGGTGAACAAAGTCTGGGACctgaccccctccccacaccctggcCTGCCCTCGGCGGGTGAGCCAAGCTCAGACTGAAAACACAAGAGTTCTTCGGGAAGGTTCCCAGGCTGGGTGGGAGCTccgggagagaagcagggaagccTACCTGCTAAGGTGATCTCTAAGACACTGGTGCCTTGACGGCAAGTTCTCCAGGATCATGGTCAGCAGGGGGCGCTGCCGTCGGTGTGATTTCTCTGCGCAAGGATGGTGGTAGAGGGATGGCGAAGTTTTCTTGGTGTGTTAGGGGCACCCCTAGGGATGCCAGGGAGTGGTACCCTGATAACCTGATAGACTCTGTAAAAACTCTAATCTGCATTGCTTTAGATTGctcatttgtaatatttttcttgtatgaagagagaaaacataaaatcaaacacAGCTTCAAATGTCTTCTTTTGGAAATTATGAGTGTTGCACCTACAAACATAGAGGagcttttctaaaagaaatagaaatttcccTGAAGGGCAGCTGTGGGCATTATTATGCCAACCCAGTGTGGATCGACCATTGTTAACAATAGAAAGATAGAATCTTCTATGCAGTTAATAAgtgttttaaagatataaaaatgtgtgGTTCAAGTTACATAGAATTCACATGATTCGAAAGATTCAGTTCTTATATCCCTCCCTTACCCCCTTTTTTGGGGTTGTTCATAATCCTGAAGTAATCTGATCAGAATGACAGCTGGATGTTGGGGAGACAGAAAAGTATTGCTTTCAAGGGATCCCTGGTTTGGTCAATGGTGTGTTTAAGATCAGCAGACTCCCAATCCCTCACCCATAAATTGATTCTGTCCaaaatattctgctgttttaaaacCAGTGAATGGAACTTAAAGTGAAATTTCCCATAGGAACAATGTTGGAACTGCTAGATAGGATCCCAGCTATGTGGTAATTTCCTGCTTTAAGTCCTGTTAAACTCAAAATGTAGCTAAAAATTTGAATTTCCCCTTTGGGATCTCTCACAACCCGAAAGGCTCCTTTTACTTCTGATGTCTTTTTCGCTCTTCTTCAAAGAtactcctcctcttccctccataCTGGGTTAGCCCTTAGGTCTTCCAACCATCCCCAGTGAGGTGTCAGACATGATGAGTGAAGAAATTGTCCTGGACAACAGGTCCAGGATGTGAAGCTTTCGGATATCTCCACCCTCAGCCCCAACTAACTGCAACCGCACGGAGGCCTTCCTCGAGAACCTCCGGCCGAGCTCAGTCAGCCCGCAGACATCGGAGTGATAATCCATTGTTTTTAAGGCATTCCATTCTGGGATGATTTGCGACACGGAAATTAATAACCAGAATAGCTATTGTTGGGACCCAGCCCTGGGAACCTGAACATGAGTCAGGACATTGCTGTTAGGATGATGTTCCTCAGTGACTGGCAAAGAAAGGTGTATGGCACTTGAATATAATCGGACATCTTTATTTAGGCCAGCCTGGAAAACAGATGAGGGAATGGATACTGCTCTCCCTTTAGCTTCTTGGGCACTGGCATTGAGGGACAGCACTGTGTCAGGAAGTTGCTAAATCGGAGTTCAAGGAGGAGGAGTACCTCTGCTAGAATTTCTACcttaatcaggggtgcctgggtggttcggtcggttaagcatctgactttggctcaggtcgtggtctcacagttcgtgggttccagccccgtgttgggctctgtgctgacggctcagagcctggagcctgcttcggattctgtgtctccctctctctctgcccctcccctgctcgtgctctctctctctctcactcaaacattaaaaaaaagaatttctaccTCAATTATATGAAGTATTTCAGTGAAagtttcccccctccccttcataCCACAACTATATAGTTGTATTTTGTTGGGAGGACAATTAAATTAGAATCCTTTccaagatggggcgcctggatggctcggttaaacgaccgactttggctcagggcatgatctcacggttggtaagtttgagccctgcattgggctccacactgacaatgtggagcctgcttgggattctcggtctctcctgtctctctgccccctcctccactcctgcttcctctttctctctcaaactcaataaataaacttagaaaaaaaaaaaaaaaggcatccttTCCAAGATAAGAATAGTGCCCTCAAGATTGCCCCGCTTTCTAAAGGACCAGTGCTATATTGTGGTGTGATTCTGCCCTTAGCTTCTCCTTTCCAACTAGACAAATAGACAACACTTTGTAATGTTGGCTCTTCACCTTTCACAGATCTTCAAACATAGACTTGTCACTATATTCATTGTCCACCTTTGGATGGACAGTTCTAAATCGGGCTCATGGTATTGACAAGaacatgtttgtttttgcagTGTGTGCTGGTCCATTTTGCAAAGCAAGAATAACGTACAAGTGTTCATAGACATAAAAATACCAGCTTTTTACCAAAGAAAAGTCACCTTCCTATTAGTCTGAATTAAACTCctctttcagatgaaaaaaaaaataaatcccagaccTTCACAAAGAATGGGCTTCTTAATGCCCAGGTGGATAGCTGGTACGGATTTTGGTTCTTCCATATACTCGTTCTCCCAGGCAGGAAGATCTTAGCAGGTCTGAGTGTTTGCTTTTGGGGTTCATCCATGACTGCCCAACTGGACTATGATACCAGACTGATGTAATTTCATTTCAAGCTCTTAGTGTTTACTTGCCTACCTTGGGCATGGTACTTAACCTTTATAGCCTCAAagttctcatctgaaaaatgaggctaataatagAACCTCACGCTTAGAGTTGTTTTAAGGATTGTATAAGATACTGGCCCTAAAATGCACCCGGTGAATGCTTAACACGTGGTAGCTGCCCGTGGCTTACTCGGGTCTTTTATGGGGTATTGCTGTGGTACCCTGGCTCATTGATCACTGCTtaggaaaggggaaaaagcaCCTTTTCAAATCTTGATCTGCACGCTCTTGAGCTGACTTGGTCTGTCATGTCCTACCTGAAGAGTCTGGGATGTTCCATCCTCATTGAATCCCCAATCTTTCTCCCATTGAATTCATCAGTCAGAAGCAAAAGTTGGAGACCACCTCTCTGCTCAAAAACTTTCCGTGGCAGCTTGCAACTGACTGCATTCGAGTGCAGACTGGTCCACTTTGCATTCAAGAGGCCTTCCCCACTTGGGCTCCTGGCCTACCCTTCTAGATTTTTCATGTTCCCTTTGTTGTCACCAAACCCAGTTGCATGCTTTTCTTAATACTTaactgtgtttttgttgttgttgttgtttttttactttactcATATGGTTCACTCTGTCTGAAGTGGACATAGCCCTTTCCTTCTAACAAACCTACCCACCTTTTAGTGAAGGTCTGGCTCAACAGTTCCCTCTGAAGAACTTTCTCTTATCTCTCTTGCTTGGAATCATCTCTTCTCGAAACGTCCAGAACATGCTGTTTATGCTTCAGTTGCACAACAGtcacatcttatttttcctattaatatGCAGTCTTTATGGAAGCAGGAGCCATTTCtcacctgtgtttttatttgctgtagTGCTTAGCCCTGTCAAATCAGTGCTTCCCAAGCTATCTGTGAAGAAGGACCAGCCTTTAAAAAATTGCAATCTGTGGCAGACTAGGGTGTTTGTAAAATATCATAAAAACGAATTACTAGAGAAGCGAAGTGAAAACCAGACTTACAAAATACAAgactagggacacctggatgattcagtcagttaagtgtctgactcttgattccggctcaggtcgtga
Proteins encoded in this region:
- the LOC125918464 gene encoding forkhead box protein B2, with the protein product MPRPGKSSYSDQKPPYSYISLTAMAIQHSAEKMLPLSDIYKFIMERFPYYREHTQRWQNSLRHNLSFNDCFIKIPRRPDQPGKGSFWALHPDCGDMFENGSFLRRRKRFKVLRAEHTHLHAGSTKGAPGAGAGGHLHPHHPHHPHHHHHHHHHHAAAHHHHHHHPPQPPPPPPPHMVHYFHQQPPPAPQPPPHLSSQPAQQPPQQSQPQPPSHPGKMQEAAAVAAAAAASTSGFKHPFAIENIISRDYKGVLQAGGLPLASVMHHLGYPVPGQLGNVVSSVWPHVGVMDSVAAAAAAAAAAGVPVGPEYGAFGVPVKALCHSASQSLPAVPVPIKPTPSLPPVAALPPTLTVPAAAQQPPAPSTVCPAAAASPAASLLEPTAPSAAESKGSSLHSVLVHS